From a region of the Buttiauxella agrestis genome:
- a CDS encoding fimbria/pilus chaperone family protein: protein MSKLNKLACLSLVCCSPFLASQAVHASGMKLETSVVIVNTADGEGVMTLKNTDSKPVLLYSSVENLPGDKEESLIVTPPVVRVNPGDSQTVRFMLKTPGKNVEQFKRAIFEGIPATDKSADKLQITIRQNVPLIIHPSALKDNPEPWKDLKWQQVNASSIKVTNTGSYVIRMSPEITLLPKNIKGSMGGNYILPGQSRDVTLRGTVSGAQMVQITPANKYGYFVKPYETELSSH from the coding sequence ATGAGCAAATTAAATAAGCTTGCATGCCTGTCATTGGTCTGCTGTAGCCCCTTCCTTGCTTCTCAGGCTGTACACGCCTCCGGCATGAAACTTGAAACCTCTGTTGTTATCGTAAATACAGCAGACGGAGAAGGCGTGATGACGCTTAAAAATACAGATTCAAAACCTGTATTACTTTATTCATCGGTTGAGAACTTACCCGGTGATAAAGAAGAGTCACTGATTGTTACGCCCCCTGTCGTGCGGGTTAATCCAGGCGACAGCCAGACAGTACGTTTCATGCTTAAAACACCAGGTAAAAATGTCGAGCAATTTAAACGTGCTATTTTCGAAGGCATTCCTGCCACTGATAAATCCGCGGATAAACTGCAAATTACCATTCGGCAGAATGTCCCTTTAATCATTCACCCTTCGGCTTTGAAAGATAATCCGGAGCCATGGAAAGATTTAAAATGGCAGCAGGTGAATGCGAGCAGCATAAAAGTAACTAACACCGGATCTTACGTTATCCGTATGTCTCCTGAAATTACGTTATTACCGAAAAATATTAAAGGTTCAATGGGTGGGAACTATATTCTTCCCGGTCAGTCTCGCGATGTCACTCTGCGCGGCACAGTCTCCGGCGCACAAATGGTACAAATCACACCCGCCAATAAATATGGCTATTTTGTTAAGCCTTATGAAACAGAATTAAGCAGCCATTA